In Flavivirga abyssicola, the following are encoded in one genomic region:
- a CDS encoding biotin--[acetyl-CoA-carboxylase] ligase, protein MLIVKLNAIDSTNSYLRKLSAEETIDDYTTVIAKKQTQGRGQMGTVWDSQASKNLTFSVFKNVSQLCLEHPFYISVVTSLALLKTLQFFSIPRLSVKWPNDILSENKKICGILIENVIKQNSIKASVIGIGLNVNQTKFDNLPKASSLKIISGKVFDLDEIVHEVLKNLKHYFLLLEKGNYDLLKNDYEVYLFRKNKPSTFKDEEGIVFSGFIKGISKSGNLQVLLEDDIIKAFDLKTITLLY, encoded by the coding sequence ATGCTTATAGTCAAACTTAATGCCATCGATTCCACAAATAGCTATTTACGAAAGCTTAGCGCAGAGGAAACTATAGATGATTATACGACTGTTATAGCAAAAAAACAAACACAGGGACGCGGACAAATGGGGACGGTTTGGGATTCGCAAGCGTCTAAAAACCTAACGTTTAGCGTTTTTAAAAATGTATCTCAGCTATGTTTAGAGCATCCTTTTTATATAAGTGTTGTTACCTCTTTAGCGTTGTTGAAGACGTTACAATTTTTTTCAATTCCCCGATTAAGTGTAAAATGGCCAAACGACATTTTGTCAGAAAACAAAAAAATTTGTGGCATTTTAATTGAAAATGTCATAAAACAAAATAGTATTAAAGCCTCAGTAATTGGTATTGGTCTAAATGTAAATCAAACTAAATTTGATAATTTACCCAAGGCCTCTTCTTTAAAAATTATATCTGGAAAAGTTTTTGACTTAGATGAAATAGTTCATGAAGTTTTAAAAAACTTAAAACATTATTTTCTTCTTTTAGAAAAAGGAAATTATGATCTTTTAAAAAATGACTATGAAGTTTATTTGTTTAGAAAAAATAAACCCTCAACATTTAAAGATGAAGAAGGTATTGTGTTTTCTGGTTTTATAAAAGGGATTTCCAAGTCTGGAAATCTTCAGGTTTTGCTAGAAGACGATATTATAAAAGCGTTTGATTTAAAAACGATTACCCTTTTATACTAA
- the rsfS gene encoding ribosome silencing factor, translated as MAKENISADQLISVIINGIEDVKGNKINILDLRKIENTVCDYFIICEGTSNTQVNAIVNSIQKKVSKELKDNPWHTEGVDNAEWVLIDYVNVVVHVFQKHIREYYDIESLWGDAKTTVIETSY; from the coding sequence ATGGCGAAAGAAAATATAAGCGCAGACCAATTAATATCTGTAATAATAAATGGCATTGAAGATGTTAAAGGTAATAAAATAAATATCCTAGATTTAAGAAAGATTGAAAATACGGTTTGTGATTACTTTATAATTTGTGAAGGTACTTCAAATACACAAGTAAATGCCATAGTCAATTCAATACAAAAAAAAGTAAGCAAAGAGCTTAAAGACAATCCTTGGCATACCGAAGGGGTCGATAATGCCGAGTGGGTATTAATAGATTATGTAAATGTGGTAGTGCATGTGTTTCAAAAGCACATTAGAGAGTATTACGATATTGAAAGCCTTTGGGGAGATGCAAAAACAACAGTTATAGAAACCAGCTACTAA
- the secDF gene encoding protein translocase subunit SecDF: MQNKGLVKLFAILFGLVSIYQLSFTFKASQIENNAEEIAINKIPETEDDYRAKRSLEEVNYLESIATDTVFNLGIGKFTYNEVKEKAMPLGLDLKGGVSVTLQISVRDILEGLANNSKDPAFNKALDDAEELQKDAQESYLESFYRAFDRIKGDTKLASPDIFYTKDLDGEINSNMSDDEAKQVIERKVDESIVSAFEVLRKRIDEFGVTQPTIQRLGNSGRILVELPGVKDKERAIKLLQNTAQLEFWDAYKGEQFFGFLAQANELLKESVEAEVAKEEEPQDGETAEDDTIDDLLGDATTDSTEVASENNPILDLFRGQGYQGGPVIGRFELKDKAILLDYLNRPEVRALLPAEQRYAKFVFGKPEKDSEIVDLYALVGNRDNTPPLSGAVIVDARNQFDASNRSEVSMQMNAKGAKIWEDMTGKAYAQQSQIAIVLDDIVYSAPGVTTGPIAGGNSSISGNFTLNEAVDLANVLRAGKLPASADIIQSEVVGPSLGQEAIDSGTMSFLIALALVLVWMVFYYGKAGGFADAAMLLNILLIFGILSGLGAVLTLPGIAGIVLTIGMSVDANVLIFERIREELTKGKGQKEAIKDGFSNALSSILDANITTGLTALILFIFGSGPIKGFATTLLIGIGTSLFTAIFITRLLIDWYANKNGKLDFSTAVTKNLFRNISIEFLQKRKIAYIISGAFILLSLGSLFTNSLDQGVDFVGGRTYQVRFAQDVSASEITNALSQPDVFGSADAKTFGDANQLKITTKYKVNETGAEVDEAIRKSLFEALQSHLEGLSYEDFISDSDSKTVGLMKYYKVSPTIADDIKQASFWAILGSLIVVFLYILIRFKRWQFSLGAVAAVFHDVLIVLGIFSLTYKFMPFNMEIDQAFIAAILTVIGYSLNDTVVVFDRIREFFNDHANWEFNRVVNVSLSSTLSRTLNTSLTTLVVLLAIFIFGGDSIRGFMFALIVGVIVGTYSSLFIATPIMFDSVQKLEDKKKK; encoded by the coding sequence ATGCAAAATAAAGGATTAGTAAAACTATTTGCTATTTTATTCGGATTGGTAAGTATTTATCAATTATCGTTTACATTTAAAGCAAGTCAAATAGAAAATAATGCAGAGGAGATCGCAATTAATAAAATTCCCGAAACGGAAGATGATTATCGTGCTAAGAGAAGTTTAGAAGAAGTTAATTATTTAGAGTCTATTGCGACTGATACCGTTTTTAACTTAGGTATTGGTAAGTTCACTTACAATGAAGTAAAAGAAAAAGCAATGCCTTTAGGTCTAGATCTTAAAGGAGGGGTTAGTGTGACATTACAAATCTCTGTAAGAGATATTTTAGAAGGCTTAGCAAATAATAGTAAAGACCCAGCATTTAATAAAGCGTTAGATGATGCAGAAGAGCTTCAAAAAGATGCACAAGAATCTTATTTGGAATCTTTTTACAGAGCTTTTGATCGTATTAAAGGAGATACAAAATTAGCATCACCAGATATTTTTTATACAAAAGATTTAGATGGCGAAATTAATAGTAATATGTCTGATGATGAAGCTAAACAAGTTATAGAAAGAAAAGTAGATGAATCTATCGTTTCAGCTTTTGAAGTATTACGTAAACGTATTGATGAGTTTGGGGTAACACAACCAACTATTCAACGTCTTGGTAATTCAGGTCGTATTTTAGTTGAGTTACCTGGTGTTAAAGATAAAGAGCGTGCTATTAAGTTACTACAAAACACGGCACAATTAGAGTTTTGGGATGCTTATAAAGGAGAGCAATTCTTTGGTTTTTTAGCACAAGCTAACGAACTTTTAAAAGAATCTGTTGAGGCTGAAGTAGCAAAAGAAGAAGAACCTCAAGATGGGGAGACAGCTGAAGATGACACTATTGATGATCTTTTAGGAGATGCAACAACGGATTCTACAGAGGTAGCATCTGAAAACAATCCTATTTTAGATTTATTCAGAGGTCAAGGTTATCAAGGAGGTCCAGTAATTGGAAGATTCGAACTTAAAGATAAAGCAATACTTCTTGATTATTTAAACAGACCAGAAGTAAGAGCGTTATTGCCAGCAGAACAGCGTTATGCTAAATTCGTTTTTGGAAAACCAGAAAAGGATAGTGAAATAGTTGATTTATATGCTTTAGTAGGTAATAGAGATAATACACCGCCATTAAGTGGAGCTGTTATTGTAGATGCTCGTAATCAATTTGACGCTTCAAACAGATCTGAAGTTTCTATGCAAATGAATGCAAAAGGAGCTAAGATATGGGAAGATATGACTGGTAAAGCATATGCACAACAAAGTCAAATAGCCATTGTTTTAGATGATATTGTATATTCTGCACCAGGTGTTACAACTGGACCTATTGCAGGAGGGAATTCCTCAATTTCTGGAAATTTCACATTAAATGAAGCTGTCGATTTAGCAAACGTTTTACGTGCAGGTAAATTACCAGCATCTGCTGATATTATTCAAAGTGAAGTTGTTGGCCCATCGCTTGGTCAAGAGGCAATTGATAGTGGTACAATGTCATTCTTAATAGCATTGGCATTAGTATTGGTATGGATGGTATTTTATTATGGTAAAGCTGGTGGATTTGCAGATGCAGCGATGTTGTTAAATATCTTGTTAATCTTTGGTATTTTATCAGGACTAGGAGCTGTGTTAACATTACCAGGTATTGCAGGTATTGTATTAACAATTGGTATGTCTGTGGATGCAAACGTGCTTATCTTCGAGCGTATCCGAGAAGAGCTTACGAAAGGAAAAGGTCAAAAAGAAGCTATTAAAGATGGTTTTAGTAATGCATTGTCTTCTATTTTAGATGCGAACATTACTACTGGTTTAACAGCGTTAATATTATTCATATTTGGTTCAGGGCCAATTAAAGGATTTGCTACTACTTTATTAATAGGTATAGGTACTTCTTTATTTACGGCTATATTTATTACTAGATTGTTAATAGACTGGTACGCAAATAAGAATGGTAAATTAGATTTTTCTACAGCAGTAACAAAAAATCTTTTCAGAAATATAAGTATTGAATTCTTACAGAAACGTAAAATAGCTTATATCATTTCCGGAGCTTTTATTTTATTGAGTTTAGGGTCCTTGTTTACAAATAGTTTAGATCAAGGTGTTGATTTTGTTGGGGGTAGAACATACCAAGTGCGTTTTGCACAAGATGTTAGCGCTTCAGAAATTACAAATGCCTTATCGCAACCAGATGTTTTTGGTAGTGCTGATGCTAAAACTTTTGGTGATGCCAATCAGTTAAAAATTACAACGAAATATAAAGTAAATGAAACTGGTGCTGAGGTTGATGAAGCTATTAGAAAATCATTATTTGAAGCCTTACAATCTCATTTAGAAGGCTTGTCTTATGAAGATTTTATTAGTGATTCTGATTCTAAGACCGTTGGTTTAATGAAGTACTATAAAGTAAGCCCAACCATTGCAGATGATATTAAACAAGCGTCATTCTGGGCAATCTTAGGGTCTTTAATAGTAGTGTTCCTTTATATATTAATTCGTTTTAAAAGATGGCAATTCTCTTTAGGAGCAGTTGCAGCAGTATTCCATGATGTATTAATTGTATTAGGAATATTTTCTTTAACATATAAGTTTATGCCATTCAATATGGAAATAGACCAAGCGTTTATTGCAGCTATATTAACAGTTATTGGTTACTCATTAAATGATACCGTGGTTGTGTTTGATAGAATTCGTGAATTCTTTAATGATCATGCTAATTGGGAGTTTAACCGTGTTGTAAATGTATCGCTTAGTAGCACATTAAGTAGAACATTAAATACGTCGTTAACAACGTTAGTGGTATTATTGGCCATCTTTATTTTTGGTGGAGATTCAATTAGAGGTTTTATGTTTGCCTTAATAGTTGGTGTAATAGTAGGAACGTATTCGTCTTTATTTATTGCAACACCAATCATGTTTGATTCAGTTCAAAAACTAGAAGATAAGAAGAAGAAATAA
- the ftsH gene encoding ATP-dependent zinc metalloprotease FtsH — protein sequence MANDKKNLKDKKPKFSPYWIYGILIAVFLGFQLFSNGSYQDGNMTTPSDFFRFLEDGDVEKVDIVKNTRVARVYLTKDAEAKEVHKNSKPTTLIPSATKLPNYKFEFGDLQNFENRLNELTKDLAVKPVVTFDTETNDWGNLLMGILPFILLIGVWIFIMRRMSGGAGGGAGGQIFNIGKSKAKLFDQNTEVKTTFKDVAGLEGAKEEVQEIVDFLKFPEKYTTLGGKIPKGALLVGPPGTGKTLLARAVAGEAKVPFFSLSGSDFVEMFVGVGASRVRDLFKQAKEKSPSIIFIDEIDAIGRARGKNAMSGSNDERENTLNQLLTEMDGFGTNTNVIVIAATNRADILDKALMRAGRFDRQIFVDLPDIRERKEIFEVHLRPLKKAKDLDTDFLSKQTPGFSGADIANVCNEAALIAARNGKKAVDKQDFLDAVDRIIGGLEKKNKIITPSEKKAVAYHEAGHATVSWMLEHAAPLVKVTIVPRGRSLGAAWYLPEERLIVRPEQMLDEMCAALGGRAAEKVIFDKISTGALSDLEKVTKQARAMVTIYGLSDKIGNLTYYDSGQSEYGFTKPYSEQTAELIDKEISDIIEKQYQRAIKLLEDNKDKLTELAEVLLEKEVIFKDNLEKIFGERAFEKEERENLDK from the coding sequence ATGGCAAACGATAAAAAAAATTTAAAAGATAAAAAACCAAAATTTAGTCCATACTGGATTTATGGAATATTAATAGCTGTTTTCTTAGGCTTTCAATTATTTAGCAATGGAAGCTATCAAGATGGCAATATGACTACGCCTTCAGACTTTTTTAGGTTTTTAGAAGATGGCGATGTTGAAAAAGTTGATATTGTAAAGAATACACGTGTAGCTAGAGTTTATTTAACTAAAGATGCTGAGGCTAAAGAAGTTCATAAAAACTCGAAGCCAACAACACTTATCCCTTCTGCTACAAAACTACCAAACTATAAGTTTGAATTTGGTGATCTTCAAAATTTCGAGAATCGTTTAAACGAACTTACAAAAGATTTAGCGGTTAAACCTGTCGTAACCTTTGATACCGAAACCAACGATTGGGGCAACCTTTTAATGGGTATACTGCCTTTTATTTTACTTATTGGTGTTTGGATTTTTATCATGAGACGTATGTCTGGTGGAGCTGGTGGTGGTGCAGGCGGACAGATTTTTAATATCGGAAAATCTAAAGCAAAACTCTTTGACCAGAATACAGAAGTAAAAACAACATTCAAAGATGTTGCCGGTTTAGAAGGTGCTAAAGAAGAAGTTCAAGAGATTGTAGATTTCCTTAAATTCCCAGAAAAATATACAACACTCGGTGGTAAAATTCCAAAAGGGGCTTTACTTGTAGGACCTCCGGGAACAGGAAAGACTTTATTAGCCAGAGCCGTTGCAGGTGAAGCCAAAGTGCCTTTCTTTTCATTATCAGGTTCAGATTTTGTTGAAATGTTTGTTGGTGTTGGTGCTTCTCGTGTTCGAGATTTGTTTAAACAGGCCAAAGAAAAATCACCTTCTATTATTTTTATAGATGAAATAGATGCTATTGGTCGTGCCAGAGGTAAAAATGCTATGTCTGGTAGTAATGATGAACGTGAAAATACACTAAATCAATTATTAACAGAAATGGACGGTTTTGGTACAAACACGAACGTTATCGTAATCGCCGCTACCAATAGAGCTGATATTTTAGATAAAGCATTAATGCGTGCTGGACGTTTTGACAGACAAATTTTTGTTGATTTGCCAGATATCCGTGAACGTAAAGAAATTTTTGAAGTCCATTTAAGACCTCTAAAAAAAGCTAAAGATTTAGACACTGATTTCCTTTCAAAACAAACTCCAGGGTTCTCTGGGGCAGATATTGCAAATGTTTGTAACGAAGCGGCTCTAATTGCTGCCAGAAACGGCAAGAAAGCAGTTGATAAACAAGATTTTCTTGATGCTGTAGATAGAATTATTGGAGGATTAGAAAAGAAAAATAAAATTATTACACCAAGCGAGAAAAAGGCAGTTGCTTATCATGAGGCTGGTCATGCTACTGTAAGCTGGATGTTAGAACATGCTGCTCCTTTGGTAAAAGTAACAATCGTTCCTCGTGGGCGTTCATTAGGTGCTGCATGGTATTTACCAGAAGAACGTTTAATTGTTAGACCAGAACAAATGCTAGATGAAATGTGTGCTGCTCTTGGAGGTCGTGCTGCTGAAAAAGTAATTTTCGATAAAATATCTACTGGGGCGCTTAGTGATTTAGAAAAAGTAACTAAACAAGCCAGAGCCATGGTTACCATATATGGGTTAAGCGATAAAATAGGTAACCTAACTTATTATGATTCTGGACAAAGTGAATATGGTTTCACAAAACCTTATAGTGAACAGACAGCAGAATTGATTGACAAAGAAATTTCAGATATCATTGAAAAACAATACCAACGAGCTATCAAATTACTTGAAGATAATAAAGATAAATTAACAGAGCTTGCCGAAGTTCTTCTTGAAAAAGAAGTTATCTTTAAAGATAATCTTGAAAAAATATTTGGAGAACGCGCTTTTGAAAAAGAAGAACGTGAAAACTTAGACAAATAG
- a CDS encoding SRPBCC family protein codes for MNLESPKINVGKSPQEVFDFLSDVKNFEALMPENISKFEVLEKDKFLFALKGMPEIVLEKKEAIAPNKIVLGAAGGKLDFSLIGNITEIDETSSEVQLEFTGEFNPMMAMMIKSPISKFIETLATSIPNAI; via the coding sequence ATGAATTTAGAATCTCCAAAAATTAACGTTGGTAAATCCCCTCAAGAAGTATTTGATTTTTTATCTGATGTTAAAAATTTCGAAGCTTTAATGCCCGAAAATATTAGTAAGTTTGAAGTTTTAGAAAAAGACAAATTTTTATTTGCTTTAAAAGGTATGCCAGAAATTGTTCTTGAAAAGAAAGAAGCTATAGCACCGAATAAAATAGTTTTAGGAGCTGCTGGTGGAAAATTAGATTTTTCTCTTATTGGAAATATTACTGAAATAGACGAAACTTCCAGCGAAGTTCAATTAGAATTTACTGGAGAATTTAATCCAATGATGGCAATGATGATAAAAAGTCCTATTAGCAAATTTATTGAAACACTTGCTACCAGTATTCCCAATGCCATTTAG
- the pyrE gene encoding orotate phosphoribosyltransferase: protein MIFNKDTAKKTAEVLLQINAIKLSPKEPFTWASGWKSPIYCDNRIVLSFPLIRNYISETMSKFIENKYGKPDAIAGVATGAIGIGMLVADYLGLPFIYVRPDAKGHGRKNQIEGFIEGGQNVVVVEDLISTGKSSLNAVKALKDAKINVKGMIAIFTYGFDVATENFEKEQIELQTLSNYESLLEQALDTNYISEKELKTLSEWNSNPAEWNAN from the coding sequence ATGATTTTTAATAAAGACACCGCCAAAAAAACTGCTGAAGTTTTATTACAGATTAATGCTATAAAACTTAGTCCAAAAGAGCCATTTACTTGGGCTTCTGGATGGAAATCGCCAATTTATTGTGATAACCGTATTGTATTATCATTTCCACTAATTCGAAATTATATTAGTGAAACGATGAGTAAGTTTATTGAAAATAAATACGGTAAACCAGATGCCATTGCTGGTGTTGCAACTGGAGCCATAGGAATAGGCATGCTAGTTGCAGATTATTTAGGTTTGCCTTTTATATATGTAAGACCTGATGCTAAAGGACATGGCAGAAAAAATCAAATAGAAGGTTTTATTGAAGGTGGACAAAATGTTGTTGTTGTTGAAGACTTAATAAGCACAGGAAAAAGTAGTTTAAATGCTGTAAAGGCTTTAAAAGATGCTAAGATAAATGTAAAGGGGATGATTGCCATTTTTACTTACGGTTTTGATGTTGCTACCGAAAATTTTGAGAAGGAGCAAATTGAATTACAAACACTTAGCAATTATGAAAGCTTATTGGAACAAGCTTTAGACACAAATTATATTTCAGAAAAAGAATTAAAAACACTATCTGAATGGAATAGCAACCCTGCAGAATGGAACGCTAATTGA
- a CDS encoding LUD domain-containing protein produces the protein MSLFRKIFRSKSERSGEELKSDDRGKYMPEIKLPIDERFTINFKANGGKFLYCENLNEVFFNLDHILEENNWKEKKVLLFDENLKSKFKNSNLKETNKISESTFFLTTCENLIANDGSLLITSKQIFEKKLPELSVNFIVFATTSQIVENIGEGLRGIKSKNRQKIPTNITTIKHFKSGDEKDFLSYGSSAKNLYLLLLEDL, from the coding sequence ATGAGTCTTTTTAGAAAAATTTTTCGTTCAAAATCTGAACGGTCAGGTGAAGAATTAAAATCTGACGATAGAGGTAAATACATGCCGGAAATAAAACTACCAATAGACGAAAGGTTTACTATAAACTTTAAAGCTAATGGCGGTAAGTTCTTGTATTGTGAAAATTTAAACGAAGTGTTTTTTAACTTGGACCATATTCTTGAAGAAAATAACTGGAAAGAAAAAAAGGTTCTATTGTTTGATGAGAATTTAAAAAGTAAATTCAAAAACTCTAATCTCAAAGAAACAAACAAGATAAGTGAATCCACTTTTTTTTTAACAACATGCGAAAATCTTATTGCTAATGATGGATCATTACTCATCACTTCAAAACAAATTTTCGAAAAGAAACTTCCTGAGTTATCTGTAAACTTTATTGTGTTTGCCACTACAAGTCAAATTGTTGAAAATATTGGAGAAGGTTTACGCGGGATAAAATCTAAAAACAGGCAAAAAATACCAACTAATATTACAACCATAAAACATTTTAAATCTGGTGATGAAAAAGATTTTCTAAGTTATGGTAGCAGTGCAAAAAATCTATACCTACTACTTTTAGAAGATTTATAG
- a CDS encoding acyl-CoA-binding protein, with product MTDKDLDIEFQNAVNRVNAHTEPFPADTLLKLYAYYKKATNDYGRPKSKKPIINAFKTNALFQAKNISEDEAKRMYIELVNNYFLYRE from the coding sequence ATGACCGATAAAGATTTAGACATAGAATTTCAAAATGCCGTTAATAGAGTAAATGCGCATACAGAACCTTTTCCTGCAGATACGCTTTTAAAGCTTTATGCCTACTATAAAAAAGCTACTAACGACTACGGTAGACCAAAAAGCAAGAAACCTATCATTAATGCTTTCAAAACTAATGCACTCTTTCAAGCTAAAAACATTAGTGAGGATGAAGCAAAACGCATGTATATAGAATTAGTGAACAACTATTTTTTATATAGAGAATAA
- a CDS encoding phosphatidate cytidylyltransferase translates to MKEILIRSFSGLLYVLLLILSLNYEQSLIAVFFIFGLVCMGEFKRLIQLKSYIPYIIFIILYAIFGYWQSVLNTDTGLDEATQILMVVTIFVELFLIKDLFSEKTIPLFASKRFILTTFYLSSAFVFLILIANYHENYNPNILLGSFILVWVNDTFAFLVGKNFGRQKLFEKISPKKTVEGFLGGLFFSCVASYFIATFTEILGFTNWLILSIIISVFGTLGDLIESKFKRQANVKDSGVIMPGHGGLLDRLDSIIFAAPFIYLFLRILQYVS, encoded by the coding sequence ATGAAAGAAATTCTTATTCGGTCATTTTCTGGGCTACTCTATGTCTTGTTATTAATTCTATCCTTGAATTATGAACAGTCGTTAATCGCCGTATTTTTTATTTTCGGTTTAGTCTGCATGGGAGAGTTTAAAAGACTTATTCAACTTAAAAGCTACATTCCTTACATTATTTTCATTATACTTTATGCCATTTTCGGTTATTGGCAATCCGTATTAAATACCGATACTGGATTAGATGAAGCTACTCAAATACTTATGGTGGTTACCATTTTCGTTGAGTTATTTTTAATAAAAGATCTGTTTTCAGAAAAAACAATTCCTCTTTTTGCTTCAAAGCGATTTATTCTTACAACGTTCTATTTATCAAGTGCATTTGTATTCTTAATATTAATTGCAAATTACCATGAAAACTATAATCCAAATATATTATTAGGATCCTTTATTTTAGTTTGGGTGAATGATACATTCGCTTTTTTAGTTGGTAAAAACTTTGGAAGGCAAAAACTTTTTGAAAAGATTTCTCCCAAAAAAACAGTAGAGGGTTTTCTTGGTGGTTTATTTTTTTCGTGCGTGGCAAGCTATTTTATTGCTACCTTTACAGAAATATTGGGATTTACAAATTGGCTAATTTTAAGTATTATTATTAGTGTATTTGGAACTTTAGGAGACTTAATAGAGTCTAAATTTAAAAGACAAGCTAACGTTAAAGATAGCGGTGTAATTATGCCTGGGCATGGTGGATTATTGGATCGACTAGACAGTATCATTTTTGCAGCTCCATTTATATATTTATTTTTAAGAATTTTACAATATGTTTCATAA
- a CDS encoding phosphatidylserine decarboxylase family protein has protein sequence MFHKEGHKIILITFIFIIASFLLVDNFIEIEWLRILILVALLAFLILILQFFRNPKRHTSLNSKQVVSPVDGKVVVIEEVFEKEYFKEKRLQVSVFMSPINVHVTRYPISGNVIFSKYHPGKYLVAWHPKASEENERTTVVVENETYGKVLYRQIAGALAKRIVNYAKLNDKALQGEDSGFIKFGSRVDLYLPLDTNIKVQLNQKVRGGESVIAEV, from the coding sequence ATGTTTCATAAGGAAGGCCATAAAATTATACTTATAACTTTTATCTTTATTATTGCATCCTTTTTATTGGTTGACAATTTTATTGAAATTGAATGGCTAAGAATACTTATTTTAGTTGCTCTTCTAGCGTTTTTAATACTCATCCTTCAGTTTTTTAGAAACCCTAAACGCCATACTTCTTTAAATAGTAAACAAGTAGTTTCTCCTGTTGATGGAAAAGTTGTTGTTATTGAAGAAGTGTTTGAAAAGGAGTATTTCAAAGAAAAACGTTTGCAAGTAAGTGTGTTTATGTCTCCAATAAACGTCCATGTAACCCGTTATCCTATTAGTGGTAATGTTATTTTTAGTAAATATCATCCAGGTAAATATTTAGTGGCATGGCATCCTAAAGCAAGTGAAGAAAACGAACGTACTACAGTTGTTGTTGAAAATGAGACTTACGGTAAAGTCCTATACAGACAAATCGCGGGCGCTTTAGCTAAGCGTATTGTAAACTATGCTAAGCTAAATGATAAAGCGTTACAAGGGGAAGACTCAGGCTTTATAAAATTTGGTTCCAGAGTGGATTTATATTTACCTTTAGATACTAATATTAAAGTGCAACTTAATCAAAAAGTTCGAGGTGGTGAAAGTGTTATCGCTGAAGTTTAA
- the mdh gene encoding malate dehydrogenase has product MKVTVVGAGAVGASCAEYIAIKDFASEVVLLDIKEGYAEGKAMDLMQTASLNGFDTKITGITNDYSKTANSDICVITSGIPRKPGMTREELIGINAGIVKAVSSSLIEHSPNTILIVVSNPMDTMTYLAHKSTNLPKNRIIGMGGALDSARFKYRLAEALGAPISDVDGMVIGGHSDTGMVPLTSHATRNSIKVSEFLSDDRLNQVKEDTKVGGATLTKLLGTSAWYAPGAAVSALVQAIACDQKKMFPCSTFLEGEYGLNDICIGVPVILGRNGIESIVDIPLSDAEKAHMQSSAEGVRKTNGLLEL; this is encoded by the coding sequence ATGAAAGTTACAGTTGTAGGAGCAGGAGCAGTAGGTGCAAGTTGTGCAGAGTATATCGCTATTAAAGATTTTGCTTCAGAAGTCGTTTTATTAGACATTAAAGAAGGTTATGCAGAAGGAAAAGCTATGGATTTAATGCAAACCGCATCATTGAATGGTTTTGATACTAAAATAACTGGTATTACAAACGATTACAGTAAAACAGCAAATAGTGATATTTGTGTAATAACCTCAGGAATTCCTCGTAAACCAGGAATGACACGTGAAGAATTAATAGGAATTAATGCTGGTATTGTAAAAGCAGTATCATCAAGTTTAATAGAGCATTCTCCAAATACGATTCTTATAGTGGTTAGTAATCCAATGGATACCATGACGTATTTAGCACATAAATCAACTAACTTACCTAAAAATAGAATCATTGGTATGGGTGGTGCTTTAGATTCTGCTAGATTTAAGTATAGATTAGCAGAAGCTTTAGGGGCTCCTATTAGTGATGTTGATGGTATGGTAATTGGAGGGCATAGCGATACAGGTATGGTGCCATTAACAAGTCATGCAACTAGAAACAGTATCAAAGTATCTGAGTTTTTAAGTGATGATAGATTAAATCAAGTAAAAGAAGATACTAAAGTTGGTGGAGCTACACTTACTAAATTATTAGGAACTTCTGCTTGGTATGCACCTGGCGCTGCAGTAAGTGCTTTGGTACAAGCTATAGCTTGTGATCAGAAAAAAATGTTCCCATGTTCTACGTTTTTAGAAGGAGAATATGGTTTAAATGATATCTGTATTGGAGTGCCTGTTATTTTAGGGAGAAATGGTATTGAAAGTATTGTTGATATACCACTAAGCGATGCAGAAAAAGCACATATGCAATCTAGTGCAGAAGGTGTTAGAAAAACAAATGGTTTATTAGAATTATAA